TACTCGGCCAGCACCGTCGCCAGGTCGTAGACGCTGCGGTCGATCGGCTTGCGCCGTTCCACCGCCTCGGCCAGCGGCGTGAGCGCGATCTCGCCCTCGACCTCCCCGAGCATCACCCCGCTGCTGCCCGAAACCAGCGTCTCGGCGGCCGCCGCCCCCAGGCGGCTGGCCAGCACCCGGTCGCGCGCGGTCGGCGAACCCCCGCGCTGGATGTGGCCCAGCACGGTGACCCGCCCCTCGAAGGGGTGGATCTGCTGCGCGGCCTTCATCAGCGTGTCGGCGCCGCCGGGGTAGGCCCCCTCGGCCACGACGATGATCGAGGAGTGCTTGCCCTTGGCCTCGGATAGCCGGATCTGCTCGGCGATCTCCTCGGGGCCGGTGGGGATCTCGGGCAGCGCGATCACCTCGGCTCCGCCGGCGAGCCCGACGTCGAGGGCGATGAAGCCGGCGTGCCGGCCCATCACCTCGATGAAGAAGACGCGCTCGTGGCTGGCGGCGGTGTCGCGGATGCGGTCGATGGCGTCCAGCGCGGTGTTGACCGCGGTGTCGAAGCCGATGGTGAAGTCGGTGCCGTAGAGGTCGTTGTCGATCGTCCCCGGCACCCCCACAATGGGGATGCGGTGCTCCTGGGTCATCTTGATGGCGCCGCGGAAGGTGCCGTCGCCGCCGATGGCCACCAGGCCGTCGATCTTCGCCTCGGCCAGCCGGCGCGCCGCCTCGGCGCGCCCCTCGGGCTCCAGGAACGCCTTGCTGCGCGCGGTACGCAAGATCGTGCCGCCGCGCTGGATGATGTTGGCCACGTCGCGCGGCGCCAGCGGAACGAACTCGCCCTCGATCATCCCCGCGTAGCCGCGTCGGATGCCCACCACCTCGACCTCGTTCGCCGCCGCCCAGCGCACCACCGCCCGCAGGGCGGCGTTCATGCCGGGGGCGTCGCCCCCACTGGTCATCACACCGATCCGCTTCATGCCTTCTCCTTTCGGTAGGCCCACTTGCGGGCCTCGTTGCGGGGCACGCTCCGGGCCTCGAGCGCCTCCGCCAGCGCCCGGCCGCCGAGCCCCTCGGCGGCGAGCTCCGCGGCCAGCGCCGCGGCGTCGGGGCGGTCTTCGGGAAGCTCGCGGGGCCCCAGGACGATCACGAACTCGCCGCGCGGCTTCCGGAACCGCGCAAGCGCTTCTTCGAGCCGGCCCCGCCAGATCTCCTCGTGCTTCTTGGACAGCTCGCGCGCCAGCGCGACCGGGTGGTCGGGACCGTAGATCGCCAGCAGGTCGGACAGCGTGCGCTCGAGCCGGTGGGGCGCCTCGTAGAGCACCACGGTGCGCGCCTCGCGCCTCAGGGCCTCGAGCCGCGGCCTGCGGGCGCGGCCGGTCGGCAGGAACCCTTCGAAGACGAACCGCGCCGTGGGCAACCCCGAGGCCACGAGGGCGGGCACGAAGGCCGTCGGCCCCGGCAGCACCTCGACGCGAAAGCCCCTGGCGAGCGCCCGCGCCACCAGCTCGGCGCCGGGGTCGCTGATGCCCGGGGTGCCGGCGTCAGAGGCGTAGGCCACGTAGGCGTGCTCCTCGAGCAGCCGCTCGGCGCGGTCCAGCGTGTGCTGGTCGACCCGAACCAGCGGCGTGGCGATGCCGTAGTGCCGCAGCAGCTTGGCCGTGCGCCGGGTGTCCTCGCAGGCCACCACCTCGGCCTCCTTCAGCACCTCGAGCGCCCGCAGCGTCACGTCGGCCAGGTGGCCGATCGGCGTGGGCACGAGCACCAGCTTGCGCATGGTCCCATCCTACCCGGCGGTGCGGCCCCGTTCGGCCGCCGCAGCGCTCCACTGCACCACCGCGACGGCCAGCACCACCAGCGCGCCCCCGACCAGCCCCCGCAGGCCGAGCACCTCGCCCAGCACGAAGTAAGCGAAGGTCGCCGCCCAGACGGGCTCCATCGAGTAGATCACCGCCGCCTCGGGCGCGCTCACGCTGCGCTGGCCCACGGCCATCAGCCAGGTCGTGAGCGCGGTGGCGGCCACCCCCAGGTAGAGCACCGCCGCCCAGGGGACCGCAAGCCCCGCCAGCGCCGCCAGGTCGCCGCTCACCCAGGCCCAGGCGCCCACGAAGAGGCTGAGCCCCACGAGCTGGGTGAGGCTGAGCACGAAGGCGTCGTGCGTGCGGGTGTGCAGCTCCAGCCGCAGAATGTAGACCGCGTAGGTCACGGCGGTGGCCAGCGTCCAGAGGTCGCCCGCGTTCGGCGGGCTGCCGTCGTAGGCGAGCATGCCCACCCCCACGAAGCTGGCCAGGGCTCCGAGCCAGACCCAGACGGGCACGCGCCGGCCCGCGAGGCCCGCGATAACCGGCACCAGCACCACGCTGAGCGCGGTGATGAAGGCGCTGCGCCCGGCGGTGGTGTAGAGCAGGCCGATCGTCTGGGTGGCGTAGCCCAAAAAGGCCCAGAAGGCCAGGTCCAGGCCCGGACCCCAGGCGCCGCGGGCCCGCTTCCAGAAGGGCAGGAAGAAGGCTGCGCCCACCAGGAAGCGGAGCAGCATGAGCAGGCTGGGCGGAAACTGCTCGAGCGCCCCCTTGACCACCACGAAGGTCGAGCCCCAGATCAGCGTAACGAAGGTGAGCGCAAGAAGCCCGCGCAGGTGGGCGTTCACGGTGCCCAGTGTACACGCTAGCGCGAAAGGGCGGCGAGCAGCCACAGCGCCAGGTTGAGCCCCAGGGTGAGGATCAGGCTGACGAGCAGCATGGAGGTGACGGGGACGAAGACCCGCACGCCGTCGCGCTCGAAGCGCAGGTCGCCCGGCAGGTGGCCGAACCAGCCGAAGAGCGCCGGCCACCACCAAAGCAGCAACCCGGCAAAGACGATCAACAGCCCCACGGCCACCAGCCAGCGGCCCAGCTCGCTCATGCCCTCATTATGGCGTGCTGGAGGGGTTCTTTCCAATCCCGCCGCCGAGCGGGTAACGTAGGTTCATGATCGAAGTGCGCGAGGCGAGCGGCACCGAAGAGGTGATGTTGACCGAGGACCTGCAGATCGCCGCCTGGGGGTTCAGCGAGCGCGAGATCGCGCCGCACTCGGCGCTGGTGGCGAGCCAGCACTCGGGCGGCCTCGTCGCCCTGGCCTGGGCCGGGGGCGAGGCCGTGGGCTTCGTCTGGGGCTTCCCGGCCTTTGAGGGCGGCCGCGTCTGGCACCACTCGCACCAGATGGGCGTGCGCCCCGACTGGCAGGGCAAGGGGGTGGCGCTGGCGCTCAAGCGCTACCAGCGCCGCTGGGCGCTGGAGCGCGGCTACGACCTGGTCACCTGGACCTTCGACCCGCTGCTCACCAAGAACGCGCGGTTCAACCTCGGAAAGCTCGGCGCCTGGGCGGGCCGCTACTTCCCCGACTTCTACGGCCTGCGCACCGGCCTGTACGCGGGCATCCCCGCGGACCGGCTGCTCATAAGCTGGGAGCTCGAGCACCCGCGGGTGCGCGAGCGGCTGGAGCGCATCCCGCCCCCGCCCGAACCCGAAGGGGAACCCCTGGCGCTCACCCGGGGGGAGGGCCTGGGCCTGGTCCCCGAGCGCCTGCTCACCCCGAGCGCCCCGCGCGTCTACCTGGAGGTGCCGCCCGACCTCGACGCCCTCAAGGCCAGCGACCTGGGCCTCGCCGAGGCCTGGCGGCTCTTCACCCGCGAGGCCTTCACCTGGGCCTTCGCCCACGGTTACCGTGCGGTGGATCTGGCCCGCCGGGGGCCGCGGGTCTTCTACCAGCTCGAGCGCCCAGGGGACCCGGCCGGCCGCAGCGGCTAAGGGCCTTCCGGAGCCAGCGCGCGCGCCGCCAGCGCCGCGCCGATCACGCCCGCGTCCTCGCCCAGGCGCGCAGGCAAAAGCGGGGCGGTGCGCCACCCCGCCGCGTGGCGCTCGAAGGCCCGGCGCACGCGCTCGAGCCAGACCTCGCCGCCGCCGAGGGCCACCCCACCGCCGACGACGACGACCTCCGGATCCCACAGCTTCTGAGCGTCCGCGAGCGCCTGGCCCAGGTAGTCCGCGGCGGCCTCGACGATGCGCGCGGCCTTGGCCTCGCCGGCGCGCCAGCGCGCGAACAGTTCGGGCGTGTCCAGGGGTTCGGCGTAGGCGTAGCTGGCATCGCGCGCCAGCGCCCGCCCGCTCGCCACCGCCTCCAGGCAGCCGGCGTTGCCGCAACCGCAGACCGGACCCCCCGGCAGGACGGTGAGGTGGCCGAACTCGCCCGCCTGGCCGTAGGCGCCGCGCCAGACGCGGCCGTCCGCCACCAGGCCGCCGCCGATGCCGGTGGAGACGGTCACGAAAAACGAGCTCGCCGCGCCCCGGGCCGCGCCCAGGTGGTGTTCGGCCAGCGCCGCGGCGTTGGCGTCGTTCTCGAGCGCCACGGGGCGCTGCAAGGCCTCCTCAAGCCGCGCGCGCAGGGGAACGTCGCGGAACCGCGCGATGTTGGGCGCGAAGACGACGACGCCGCGCTCGTAGTCGATGGGGCCCGGGGTGCCCACCCCCACGGCCGTCACCGGCGCCCCGGCCTCGGCCAGCGCCTCGTTGGCCGCCGCGATCATCGCCTGCAAGACGGCCTCCGCACCCTCCCGGGGGGTCGTGATGCGGCCGCGTTGGATCAGGCGTCCGCCTTCGAGCACCCCCAGGGCGATCTTGGTGCCCCCCAGGTCAATCCCGAGCGTCGCCACCCGCGTCCTCCAGCAGGGCGCGCGCCTCGGCCTCGGCCGCCTCGGGCACCCAGACCCCCACGGGGCCGGTGGCCTCGGGCAGGATGCCGGCGAAGTCGGCGTAGGGCCCGAAGACGCGCGCGGCGATGCCCGCCTCGCGCAGCCGCCGCACGATCGGTTCGGCCAAGACCGGCTCGCATTCGAGCAGCATCACGTAGTCGGTGCCGGCGTGACGCCTCTTCACGCCTCTTCGTCCTCCAGACGCAGGAGCCGGCGGGCGTGCTCGAGCTGGTCCTCGGGCACCCACAGCGAGGTCGGCGTCATCGTGGGCAGCATCCCCTCCAGCTCCACCGGCGGCCGCTCGATCTCGGCGGGAATGCCGGCGGCGCGCAGCTCGGCGGCGAAGCCGTCCACGATGGGGCGCTCTCCGAAGAGCAGGAAAGCGTAGACCCGCCCCCCGATCCGTTTGGTCCTAGGCGTTTCCATGCAACACCTCCAGGAGCCGGCGCGTCAGGCGCGCGTACAGCGCCCGGGCGCGTTCCAGCTCGTCCACGGGCACGCGTTCGCGCGTGGTGTGGGCCAGCTCGGGGTCGCCGGGGCCCAGCCCCAGCACCACGGCGCCGCTCGCAGCCAGGTAGGGCGCGTCGGTGGTGAACCACCAGACGCCGGCCTCCTCCTGCCCCAGCTCGGCCAGGGCCGCCTGCAACAGAGGATGGTCCGCGGGCACCAGGTGCGGCGGGAAGACCATGGGGTAGCGCATCGTCACCTCGCCGCTGGCGCGTTCGGTCTCGGGTACGTAGACGGAGGCGTCGCCCGCGATCAGGCGCAGGCGCTCGAGGATCGCCTCGGGATCCTCGCCGGGCACGAAGCGGTAGTCCACGCAGACCTGGGCCAGACCCGGCACCACGTTGGTGGCCCGGGGGCGGCTCTCCACGTAGGTAGGGGTGCAGCTCGCCCGCCCCAGCTCGGGGTGCTCGGCGGTCTCGAAGGCCTCGAGCGCAGCCAGGAACCGCCCCAGGTCGGGCAGGGGGTTGCGACCCAGCTCGG
This genomic stretch from Oceanithermus profundus DSM 14977 harbors:
- the pfkA gene encoding 6-phosphofructokinase yields the protein MKRIGVMTSGGDAPGMNAALRAVVRWAAANEVEVVGIRRGYAGMIEGEFVPLAPRDVANIIQRGGTILRTARSKAFLEPEGRAEAARRLAEAKIDGLVAIGGDGTFRGAIKMTQEHRIPIVGVPGTIDNDLYGTDFTIGFDTAVNTALDAIDRIRDTAASHERVFFIEVMGRHAGFIALDVGLAGGAEVIALPEIPTGPEEIAEQIRLSEAKGKHSSIIVVAEGAYPGGADTLMKAAQQIHPFEGRVTVLGHIQRGGSPTARDRVLASRLGAAAAETLVSGSSGVMLGEVEGEIALTPLAEAVERRKPIDRSVYDLATVLAE
- the rsmI gene encoding 16S rRNA (cytidine(1402)-2'-O)-methyltransferase, translating into MRKLVLVPTPIGHLADVTLRALEVLKEAEVVACEDTRRTAKLLRHYGIATPLVRVDQHTLDRAERLLEEHAYVAYASDAGTPGISDPGAELVARALARGFRVEVLPGPTAFVPALVASGLPTARFVFEGFLPTGRARRPRLEALRREARTVVLYEAPHRLERTLSDLLAIYGPDHPVALARELSKKHEEIWRGRLEEALARFRKPRGEFVIVLGPRELPEDRPDAAALAAELAAEGLGGRALAEALEARSVPRNEARKWAYRKEKA
- a CDS encoding DMT family transporter, producing the protein MNAHLRGLLALTFVTLIWGSTFVVVKGALEQFPPSLLMLLRFLVGAAFFLPFWKRARGAWGPGLDLAFWAFLGYATQTIGLLYTTAGRSAFITALSVVLVPVIAGLAGRRVPVWVWLGALASFVGVGMLAYDGSPPNAGDLWTLATAVTYAVYILRLELHTRTHDAFVLSLTQLVGLSLFVGAWAWVSGDLAALAGLAVPWAAVLYLGVAATALTTWLMAVGQRSVSAPEAAVIYSMEPVWAATFAYFVLGEVLGLRGLVGGALVVLAVAVVQWSAAAAERGRTAG
- a CDS encoding DUF2905 domain-containing protein; this encodes MSELGRWLVAVGLLIVFAGLLLWWWPALFGWFGHLPGDLRFERDGVRVFVPVTSMLLVSLILTLGLNLALWLLAALSR
- a CDS encoding GNAT family N-acetyltransferase, giving the protein MIEVREASGTEEVMLTEDLQIAAWGFSEREIAPHSALVASQHSGGLVALAWAGGEAVGFVWGFPAFEGGRVWHHSHQMGVRPDWQGKGVALALKRYQRRWALERGYDLVTWTFDPLLTKNARFNLGKLGAWAGRYFPDFYGLRTGLYAGIPADRLLISWELEHPRVRERLERIPPPPEPEGEPLALTRGEGLGLVPERLLTPSAPRVYLEVPPDLDALKASDLGLAEAWRLFTREAFTWAFAHGYRAVDLARRGPRVFYQLERPGDPAGRSG
- a CDS encoding ROK family protein gives rise to the protein MATLGIDLGGTKIALGVLEGGRLIQRGRITTPREGAEAVLQAMIAAANEALAEAGAPVTAVGVGTPGPIDYERGVVVFAPNIARFRDVPLRARLEEALQRPVALENDANAAALAEHHLGAARGAASSFFVTVSTGIGGGLVADGRVWRGAYGQAGEFGHLTVLPGGPVCGCGNAGCLEAVASGRALARDASYAYAEPLDTPELFARWRAGEAKAARIVEAAADYLGQALADAQKLWDPEVVVVGGGVALGGGEVWLERVRRAFERHAAGWRTAPLLPARLGEDAGVIGAALAARALAPEGP
- a CDS encoding putative signal transducing protein codes for the protein MKRRHAGTDYVMLLECEPVLAEPIVRRLREAGIAARVFGPYADFAGILPEATGPVGVWVPEAAEAEARALLEDAGGDARD
- a CDS encoding M20 family metallopeptidase encodes the protein MNVVKTAARLIRAESPSGGEAPAARVLMEEAEALGFRPQLDDAGNVEFALGEGPFEVLLTGHMDVVPAGEPDAWPHPPFAGEVAEGELWGRGAVDMKGALAAMLGAMADLAKDPPPGRVRFLAVVQEEVGGLGSRFAAERLRADAAILGEPSNNRLMRGHRGRIEVWADYEGRLAHAARPELGRNPLPDLGRFLAALEAFETAEHPELGRASCTPTYVESRPRATNVVPGLAQVCVDYRFVPGEDPEAILERLRLIAGDASVYVPETERASGEVTMRYPMVFPPHLVPADHPLLQAALAELGQEEAGVWWFTTDAPYLAASGAVVLGLGPGDPELAHTTRERVPVDELERARALYARLTRRLLEVLHGNA